The following proteins come from a genomic window of Pseudomonas sp. WJP1:
- a CDS encoding UxaA family hydrolase has product MTTTTTHATHKLIRLHANDNVLVARQLIGLGDELPELGVRVRAQVPGGHKIAAQDIMAGEPVRKYDTIIGVASRNIIKGEHVHSHNIALIDFDRDPGFCEDVRPVDYVAPDKRATFMGIVRADGRVATRNFIGILSSVNCSSTVIKKIAEHFTPERLAAYPNVDGVVAFAQTSGCGMSSPSYHFDVLQRTIAGYARHPNLAAVLIVGLGCERNQVASLVDSQHLVPDRNLRTFVMQDTGGTRATIAQGIAAIEAMLPEANAVKRVPVSAAHLKIGLECGGSDGFSGITANPALGAAMDILVRHGGTAILSETPEIHGVEFMLTRRAISPEVGQKLLDRLAWWEEYTRGQNGQFNGVVGPGNQAGGLANIFEKSLGSAMKGGTTPLQAVYEYAEPIDKAGFVFMDSPGYDPVAATGQIASGANLICFTTGRGSMFGSKPAPTLKLASNTPMFTRLEEDMDINCGLILDGELSVEQMGERIFEHILEAASGASTKSELLGLGDHEFVPWHLGIVS; this is encoded by the coding sequence ATGACGACTACCACGACACACGCCACTCACAAACTGATACGTCTACACGCCAACGATAATGTCCTCGTCGCTCGCCAATTGATCGGCCTTGGAGACGAGCTGCCAGAACTGGGAGTACGCGTCCGGGCGCAAGTGCCGGGCGGACACAAGATCGCTGCGCAGGACATCATGGCCGGTGAACCCGTGCGTAAGTACGACACGATCATCGGTGTCGCTTCGCGCAATATCATCAAGGGCGAGCACGTTCATTCCCACAACATCGCACTCATCGATTTCGACCGAGACCCGGGCTTCTGTGAGGATGTGCGCCCGGTGGACTATGTAGCGCCCGATAAACGCGCGACCTTCATGGGCATCGTGCGAGCAGACGGCCGTGTTGCCACGCGCAACTTCATCGGAATCCTTTCGTCGGTCAACTGCTCGTCGACCGTGATCAAGAAGATCGCCGAACACTTCACGCCCGAGCGGCTCGCCGCCTACCCGAACGTCGATGGTGTCGTCGCGTTCGCCCAGACAAGCGGATGTGGCATGTCGTCCCCCAGTTATCATTTCGACGTGCTGCAGCGCACCATCGCCGGGTACGCCCGCCATCCCAATCTGGCGGCTGTACTGATCGTCGGACTGGGTTGTGAGCGAAACCAGGTGGCAAGCCTCGTCGACTCTCAGCACCTGGTGCCCGATCGCAATCTGCGCACGTTCGTGATGCAAGATACCGGCGGCACCCGTGCAACCATCGCTCAAGGCATTGCAGCGATCGAAGCGATGCTGCCCGAAGCCAACGCGGTCAAGCGCGTACCGGTCAGTGCAGCCCACCTGAAGATCGGCCTGGAATGCGGTGGCTCCGATGGCTTTTCAGGCATCACCGCCAACCCGGCATTGGGGGCTGCAATGGACATTCTGGTGCGTCATGGCGGCACGGCCATTCTGTCCGAGACACCCGAGATCCACGGTGTGGAGTTCATGCTGACGCGACGTGCGATCAGTCCCGAGGTGGGCCAGAAGCTACTGGACCGCCTGGCCTGGTGGGAAGAATACACGCGAGGCCAGAATGGCCAGTTCAATGGCGTCGTAGGCCCCGGTAACCAGGCAGGTGGCCTGGCCAATATCTTCGAAAAATCGCTGGGCTCTGCCATGAAAGGCGGCACGACACCGTTGCAGGCGGTGTACGAGTACGCCGAGCCCATCGACAAGGCCGGGTTCGTGTTCATGGATTCACCAGGCTATGACCCTGTGGCCGCAACCGGCCAGATCGCCAGCGGTGCCAACCTCATTTGCTTCACCACGGGACGGGGCTCGATGTTCGGGAGCAAGCCGGCGCCCACCCTCAAACTCGCCAGCAACACGCCGATGTTCACCCGCCTGGAAGAGGACATGGACATTAATTGCGGCCTCATTCTTGACGGTGAGCTGTCGGTTGAGCAGATGGGTGAACGCATCTTCGAGCACATCCTTGAGGCCGCTTCAGGCGCCTCGACCAAGAGCGAATTGTTGGGGCTTGGAGATCACGAGTTCGTGCCCTGGCACCTGGGCATCGTCAGCTGA